TTTCATCTTTTAATCCACGTATGAAAATTGTAGATTATATGTGGGAACCACTTAGAAACTATTTTAAATTATCTAAAAAAGAAAGCATCTCTATAATCAAAAAATCCTTGATAGATGTTGGTTTAGATGAAACTACTTTGGAAAAATATCCTCATGAATTTTCAGGGGGACAACTTCAAAGAATTACAATAGCTAGAGCAATAATTACTAAGCCTAAATTAATAGTTTGTGATGAAATTACCAGTGCATTAGATGTTTCAGTTCAAAAACAAATCTTAGAACTTTTAAAAAAATTACAACAAAATTTAGAACTATCTTATCTTTTTATTGGTCATGATTTAGCTGTTGTTCAAGATATAAGTCAAAAAATAGTTGTTATGTATATGGGTGAAATTGTTGAGGAATTAAACTCTGCTGATTTAAAAACTAAAGCAAAACACCCTTATACAAAATTACTTTTAAATTCTATTTTTGAAGTTGATAAAATAGATTAAATAAAGTTTCTTAACAACTGTATTAGTTCTATGAGCTTAATGAACACACGCTCTTTGAAATAATACAGATATCAGAGACTAATTTTTATTTTTTAATTT
Above is a window of Fusobacterium massiliense DNA encoding:
- a CDS encoding ABC transporter ATP-binding protein, translated to MKEDLLIIKNICKTFKIDKNKELEALKNVNIILKKGECIGIVGESGCGKSTLARIIIGIEEKTSGKIIFDNKEIDDILKTKDIQMIFQNPLSSFNPRMKIVDYMWEPLRNYFKLSKKESISIIKKSLIDVGLDETTLEKYPHEFSGGQLQRITIARAIITKPKLIVCDEITSALDVSVQKQILELLKKLQQNLELSYLFIGHDLAVVQDISQKIVVMYMGEIVEELNSADLKTKAKHPYTKLLLNSIFEVDKID